gggttacaaactaaaaccgaggggaaAACATCAATTATATGTTGAAAACAACGGAACAATAGAAACATTGAATTGCAACAAacacaaacgccaacatacataaaacccggactatttgataacaactgacatatccCTAACTTGTAACACACTTCGCGATGAGTGTTGCAATCAGAAATTTATATAAGACagtaatttttacaaaatggaAATAGATTATTGATTAGTTTGAAATATAAGACAATCTTAATATACATCTAGGTCGACTTCAGTGTGAATGAGACATCGGTTTATGTTAAATGTCTTTACATTTATCAAACTTCCTCGAGTTATATATtctaagtaaataaaaaaaagcacaatttaagaaaacaaatactAACTTTGCCACACCAGATCAGTGATCTAAAATATGTCAGAGTGACCGTGAAAGCTCCAGATAAACTTCGTGTATGCGTGATTACGCAATTAAAGGAGAACCCAAATACATGTCAAGTGTGTAATTTACCCtaattgataaattgttgtcGCGTATACGTAGTTTTTTGCAACTTATGAAAACTATTCTAAAATAGATTACCCAATCAAAAAATGAAATGGGTAAGTTTTGTGAATTTTTAAATTGCTGGTCCCAAGGCATGCTCACATTTAGTATTCCCAGTTGACAACAGGCACCAGTTCACAAGATGTGCTTTGCTACACCATTTGTGCACGAAGAGTTTAGTCGGAAAGGTTGAGAGAAAGCACTGTTACAGCTCGCGAGTGGGACAGCCAATACATTCAACAATGTTATGGTGTAAAATTCAACATATTCAGGAGTTACGTGGATAAAAGGTAAATTAGATCTTTGTTTGAAAGTTGAATTAGAATTAATAATGCAAATGGGGAAACAAATGTTTTAATCTGTTACAAAAAAAGATGGGGAAGAACACTAATTTTTCATTAACTGTCTCATTTCAAATacaccacatctcctttattACACAGTGTTCAAAGTAATATATTTTCTAACATACCAGCGTAATAGTGAGCCATTTGCCGACCAGGACCATACAGTATATATGGGTAAAACATTCCAGGTAATTTATCAAACATGCAAGGTCGAAAACCAGTATCTGAAGCGTCAACTATTATCATCCAGCCTTTATCGATTGGACATCCACCATAGTTCCGATGGATAAAGAAATGGCGGTGGTGGTCTTGGTGACTATATAAACGGAATAAAAAAATTAGAGGAACACACATTTTTCTGTagaatctatttttttcaaagaaatttatccaaattatattTACTTGAAGTAGGTATGTTCACCtcgaaatatctttttttcaaatctttggtTGCGGTATTCGTGACGCATAACCTACACCTCTTTGAATTTCATTAATTTGATAATGGTTCtgcattttctgaaatttttgcaatataatatttaatcaCATGTTCCCATGTTCTATAATTATTCTCATGGTTTTTTTTCCCTCAGAATACTTACCCATCCATTGCGAAAAAATTGAACGTTGACATTTGCGTCAGGTCGTTAAAAGAATTGGACCGTAGTCTTTCCTTGGTGAACCAGTTATCATTTGTTGAACCTCGGCCATCAAAATATATATCTACAGCTAATTTGCCATTTTTAAATAGCTCAACTTTTACCTGAAATCAAAACGATAAAATGTCAGTTGGGCAATATTCTATGTTTCTCCAACTATGTATTTGATTGTCACTTCCGAAAGGTAATACGATTTTATTTTCACATGCCAGATCTCATCATTATTCTTGGAATAGCTAACATGAGTGATCATGCCTAGCTGATCATGTTTGCTATTGTAACAATCGTCATTAAAGAGCAATAACTTCAATAAGGAGTCATCAAATTTGGCCTTGTTGAGATATTTATAGATATTGTCTTGTTGATAATGTTTGCTTATTGAAGTTTCTACCTATCAATTatggttttaaaaataattgGCAAAAACACAAACAGATCGTACAAATCGTAAAAGAGCATTAACTCTAATAAGTTGTCGTCAGACAATTTTGACCATTTGTATTACTTGAAGATCTTGACTTTCTAATCTTTGCTATATAAAGTGTTCATCTATCTGCTATATTTTTCAggaaaatgtacaaaaacaagaaaaatgggtaaaaatcgtcattatggaGCACTAACTCATATAAAGAGTCAATTTcggcattttgacctttttgtacATTTTGTCCGGCGAAAcatttttgcaataaaaagttTCTCTCTACcttttatagttttcaagataataggcaaaatgAATAAATTGGTAAAATTCGTCGGTTGAAAGCACTAATTTCTATAAAAAGTCGTCTGAcaattttaatgtaaattaaCAATTGATAGATCTTAACTATTTCAACATGTTTTATCTTGTCAGATGTTCTCTGTTTATAGCAGTTTTCAAATTAATAGACAAAATTGCATTTAACCCTTTGTTCTAATGTTGGCAATGTCGGCAATGTTGGTTGGCAAGCGGGGTCAtcgaacacttttttttttaaactagatacaccaatgatcATTGTGGTCAAGTTTAATTAAATTTTGGCCTTGTAGTTtcataggagaagatttttgtaaaagttaacgaacgacgacgacggacgacggatgtCAAGTGATTGGAAAAGCTCACCGAGTCTTTTTGGCTAGGTGAGCTTAAGAGAGGGAAGTCCATAGAAACGTTCGACTGTATGAACCACCGGAACGgatggaaaatatttcatattggtaatttggtacaggcattttctgaagaaaatagTTGGTTGAACAAGATTGCTAGAtacacctctcacttgtatttcagttgtttatagttccgttATATTGTCAAAAATTGAGTGAGCAACCGAAACAGACATAATTTGTTAACTTGACAATAATAAGGATGCAACCAAAATTATGTAAACATACATACAAACACTAGTGactgaaagtttaaaaaaaaactatgcatATAAATCTTAAAAGGAAGCCGACTAAAATATTTTTTAGTTGACAGTACAAACATTAAAGTAAAACATTGTATTGtttcaaatttatacttgatCAATGAGTGATCCATTCCAGTTGTCAATCATTGGACTCCTGAGGTGCCGATTGGTACACGAGTCTTTAATGTTGCTGATATCCCCTCCCATTGTTGGCTTTTTCCAAGTGTCTAATATTGACTGCTTATTTCCATTACATGCCACGAATATTGGTTTGAATTCTaaagaaaatacattttaatgcctgattaattgattgattttgtatatattattgacTGATTTTATATTCATTCCTAATTGATTTGTTATTTCTAgctatttattcatttattgattCATTCTTTTATacattcatatttaatatttacaatgGTACACATCTAGTAGTTTAGTTCATGTAATGCACATATCAATTTACAATGTGCTATTGGTGTTTTTTAGCTTCCATTttccttttgttttgtttgtactGTTCATAGTTGTTTACCTCCTTTTTTATTTATCAGACCTGCAGATGTGTTGTTTTGGACTATATTTCTGTTCATTTTCAAAGtagatttcatttgatttgtcaaCGGTTATCTTTCATGATTCCAAGGCGACAGCTCATCGTTCGACCATCACATGTTAAGAATGGTCTTGAGGGTCCCCTTTTTCTTAAGTTTACTAAagataattttaattgttacaaCTGTTCAAATCtgcaatattttgtattatcTAACACTTATTTCAGAAAGATCGCAGAACCGTCTTATAATCATCCATTCTAGTAGGCTTGACAAGTAATTGTAGTAAATTTAACACCGAGTTTCTTAATATAAACAGACAAATAGGATATGCATTAAACATATacgtatttttttgtgtgttaagGTTCTGATCAGTTCAACCCAATTCGTTTTGATCATCAacttataaaattatatgaatattatGGTGTTAGCCCTGTGAAACGACGTGTTTTCGGGTGAGAATGTCTTTCATAAAGTTGTCGCATGATTAGACAGgcggatatatatataaattttaatatgtatcCGGTCGTCTACGATTTACGATAGTACACAAACAAGAAAAGCTATAAATgtctaaaaatgtatataatgatACTGATATAAGAAAGTTGTATACGAAAAAACATAAACATGAGTATACATAAATATGTCGTAATAACATGTTACATTAGCAAACAATTTTAAGTCTGAAACTGCTTTATGAACTTAACATGATTTGAAAAGTCTTAACAATAAATTATTCATCCATGTTTAGTCTTTCAGTAATTTTTCAGATTTATCCACTGCGGAAAAGTCAGTTCTGTTCATGCTCTTCACTTGTAGTCGATTAAGTACCGTGTAGGAGCTTTTCAGACAATTCAGTTTCATCTTGTTATGTGCTGGTAAATAGCGATACTGAATAGTCTGAAAATAGACTGAACCGATCTTAATTTACCACAGACGAATTATCTGAACAGTACTGAATTCACTGCACAAGATGAGTCTGAAAACGACTGAAAGACTGAAATTGACTTAAATACTTTTTGTTCAGTCTTTTTTAAGACCCATTCAGATCAAAACTAAGTTTCTTGTGTTATACTCGAGATTTTTCGTCAAATTGAAACAACTTGTGAAGTTAAAAGGCTTGTCATGATTTATACTATACGGTGCTATACACGAATGAAGCAATTTAAATAGAAGTGTTTGCACAAAAACTGGTTTTCCGTAAAAAGAATAATCTTTTATTAAGTAACCGTTAAAGGTTAGCCCCCAAacaaatgatttatataatttgtaGTTTCAAACCTTTTTTCTCTGCTTTTGTTGATAATAATTGCGTCTTACCTTTAATTTCATCTACAAGTTTCCTTTCCAAAGCGAGAACTAAAAATAAactttacatttacaaaaaaaaatgttataaggaaatgaagacatatttttttgtatttttactatTCATGTCCTCGTTGTATTTAACTACACCcctcttaatcatgtttttggAAGTATTTTTTTCAGACTTCATTTAATCCAAACATTTAGCAACCCAATAGAATTTTTCTGGTGTGAGGAATACGGTCAACTCTATTTATTTGGATGTTATTTTGTAagtgatgtataaatacacaacCACAAACACATCCGGTCGGAATATTGAcaatatttctgttgtttctcACAAGAGTAGGTTTGTCGCTGTCTTTGCAACAACTCTGTGATGAGGTCGTTTGCCGTGTTTACGAACTTCTTAGAGTAGTTTAAGTCTCATGTATAGTATATAAAAGTAACCATAAAAATAATCTTATTACACGCATTtcgatttttatataaaagccaGGGTTTGTGCAAAAGGGCATCAACACCTAGCATAGCCTTCCTATGTGAAATTTGAATACGAAgtcttatttgattttcaaataattttttacaGTAATTTTGATAACTTGAAGTGGAAGTTTGAGAATTTTTCCACAAAGACTAAACTACCATCAGTAGAACAAATGCTGGTTTCATTAGAATGTTGAGCAAGTCAGACATATGTTAAGTATATAAGTTATAATTACTTATAATATAGCGCCCAACCTTTTTCATTTGACTTGAGTAGTTGATTTTCTACTTTTCTTGTTTCGGCATTGAATTAATTTTCTACGTCAGTAAGTTTTATTGTCCCTGCAATTTGTTGATTTTCTATTTCGGTTTCTCTGTCTCTGCTTTTGTAGATAATGATTGATTCAACTCTTTAATTTGGTCCTCTTTACTTTCAGCTACAATCTTTAATACATGGAGCTCTTTTTCTATTATAAAAGTTGCAAATGCAAATTATGCTACATTTTAAAGACATCAATTTGAAAGAGTTGAAAAGAGTTCTTGTTTTGATTATGTGTAAAATTATTGCCACTAAACTTTAAtgaagcaacaatcaatcaatcaattggtTCTTAAAATTGTAGTTTTATCGTATACAGAATATGTGActgtgaatatgttttttttttctgatgttGAGGTGTATATAGTGTATAGTTTGGTATTTTTGGCTTTGCATTTGGATATTTATGAAACACGTATCATTGGGATTACAACTGGTAaagtaagtatttttttttactaatatcaAGGTGAATGTAATTAATGTATACTTGATGCAACTggcttaataatttcaaattgaaacacccCACATTATTTTCTGAGACATCAAGAGAAAGAGaaaaaagaattattttaattcgacgagatcaagaagttttttttattttttcaatatgaaGAAATTACAAACGCCATAGCAAATACATACGGTGGTATTGGATTATTAAAAGTGAAACTTTGCCAGTACTCCTCACAGAAAatccttataacatgtataatgtgtaAAGAACAAACGTCATCGAAGACTCATGGGTGACTGTTATCTGCtgtttggttgggttgttgtctctttgacatattccccatttccgttgtatatattttttaaattcatcgtATTATGAAAACGGACATTTGTTGTGTTCTATAAGTAAGGCTCTCAAACATGAATTAAAccaccggttaaccggttaatcggtcgaacgactaTTCGAGTAATCGGTTAGGCAAAattgtacgatttgacaacactcaTATTAAgctcattataaatatattagaaaagtagtggttttttttattccGTTTAATTTCGATTTGAGCCATAGATActgagatataagaagatatgtgacaatgagacaacaactCTCAATCCGAgtcacagggactcggttagcagaataaaattttgtaaatcaatgtttttaatttattttttattatttcctgtctatttgcattactttattaacgtatttaacgttgccatcactatttctttgttttctggcaatgtgcagtttactttCCATATCCGTATACTAAAAAGTCCTGAAGGGATCTAAGTCACCATCTTGAATTGCCTTCCCTACTTTAGAtaaaaagtaattgaaaatattaataaattactaCATACCTTACAACAGCCCTCATTTCTTCCGAAATTATTCTTCTATCAcatgcatattttgatttgtgGATTAACAGAACCCTTACGCAGCTTCAGTTGCATTCGTGTCAGAATATTTAAATTTCCCGGCGAAAGCAACTTAACTGGCAAACATGTCGTTTTCAATATGATAGgcgaaaagggagataactctttacgTTTACCAAAACGATAACTCCTCATAAACAGACAAGTTTATATAAaggttaaatatatattattttgttttgttgatatAGTGACGATAACTGGGGTGCACGCCATTTCTTTATTAGTCACAACTATGGTGATTGAGTTTACGACCGTGCTTTGGTGGCAGTTATTGACACATCTGAATCGAACTACCGTTATTGTAATTATAATAGGCTGCCTGGAAGTGCCTACCCATAGATTTTATATGGACCCGATAAGCAGCTGACTATATTGGACACTGGTAAGTCAGACAATATAATCTTGTATAATTACTAGGTaacttaaataattttttttggttttatatgGTATAGTTTGCTTTCCACTTGTTGATTAACAGCGTTAATTTGTCAGTTGTTATGAACGTACCCTTTTCGAACAGGGCttgcagttcggtatttttgttatactgttTTAGATTCATCAATGCATAGCTGAACTTTATTTGTACAATTGTGTTAACAAATTCTtacgtagttttttttataatgaaggACATATGCATGGTTAGGTAGTGTTTATCAATAGGTCACACAATAATCACGTTTTGATCAGAATCGGTATTATTCTAATCACCCCATGATTATCGGTACGATTGGTTGATTGGatgattgtttgttttttacCCCCATTGTAAGCCTTATAAGATATATCCAGTCATATTTGCATGAGAACCTGACCATACAGAAAACCTAGTCCACTCCGTTTACAGTTTTACACACTAAGATATGATTGTCCTGTCGACAAAAGTGTTCATATTTCGTTCGTAAAAATGCTAATCAGGGTATCCTTAACCTGTATACGCACTTAGTTATAACTGTTTGTTCAAGCGATCCCCATTGTATTCAATAATCCACAATGGGCTTAGTAGAATTTGAAGTGGCTTACTAATAACTATAACAGATTCTCGCGAACTATGGTTCTACGTATACTGTTAGTCTCATTGGGAACCTTATATGTATTTCATTGGATTTTCTCACTAACGTTTGATAACGCTATACTTCTGCTATCAGTTCAAAACATTTGAACATTGTGTAGCACTTTTGTATATGCCACCTTTtgtgacaatataaaaaagaagatgtggtatgattgcaaaggtaacaactctccacaagtaaccaaataacacagatattaacaactgtaggccaccgtacggcctttaacaatgaacaaaacccataacgcatagtcagcaataaaaggtcccgaaatgacaatgtaaaacaattcaaacgagaaaactaaagacctAAATTATGTTaaatcaaaattgaattattaaCGTGCGAAAGTTGTGATTACACTTCGAAACGTTTAACCCCTTCACAATATATATGTGCCTATCAAAAGTccggagcttgtaattcagtagttgtcgtttgttgctttaTATCAAATTTGATTTTCGTTTATTGTTCTGTACATAAATCCagccggtttttttttaattgtttttcatttgtcattttgtggccTTTTATCAAATACCGTACGCATTTAGACAGTGTAGCTGAATCGTGTTTATGTATCGTTTTTATGGATAAAGCTGTCTGGGCTTTCGTAGGGCTTGTATTGAAATTGGTTGGCTCTACGAGTTTTCAGTTAAAGTTGATATAATTGAAAATACTCTGAACGCAACAAATTATTTATAAGGTTAATAAATTACACGATAATACAAATGTACTTTGGTGATGGGACACACGTTTGATAACTTCAAAATATCGCccatgattatttttgttttaatagtttttgtTTCTATTGTAGAAAGCTATGCTGTAGCTGACATGATGATTATACATATATCCATTTAGatggtttaaaatggaatatCGTGCATTAACAAATCTGgactgaaaaaaacaaacaagtactGGAACATTGTACTTTGTAAACCTTGGACAAAACTGACGTATATGTTTTCGTGGTACAACATTTCACCCTTGGCTTCTGATCTAAATTTGGTTCATCAAATTGATAGAGAAACTGAGTCTGTGGATCTCAAATATTATACTTCTTTTACAATTAAAAAAGGTTTTTTTGTTAGCAGAAATGAAGAAAAATCAGGAAATAGGAATATATTAAGTTtattttacagttaaaaaaattaagaaatgcaGGAACCTAGTAAAATGGGTATATTTCAACGAGTTTTTTGAAGATATTAGTAAAATAATCTTACCATTGAAATCAGTCTTACAATTTTGTTCGCCAGACACACGTATCGTCTACTAAAGAATCATCAATGACACCTGCATCTAAAAAGAGTAAAAGCTAAAATAATTGAGTAAAGTGCAAATTTAAAGAGCATTAAGGACAACTCATTCCAAAAGGTTTAGTCAAATACAGCTTGGGTAACCAATTTCTGGAAAACCCTAAGCATATCaaaaaacagttaatttatgataaaattgagaaagaaaatggggaatgtgtcaaggcgacaac
The window above is part of the Mytilus edulis chromosome 6, xbMytEdul2.2, whole genome shotgun sequence genome. Proteins encoded here:
- the LOC139527536 gene encoding uncharacterized protein, whose amino-acid sequence is MGGDISNIKDSCTNRHLRSPMIDNWNGSLIDQVKVELFKNGKLAVDIYFDGRGSTNDNWFTKERLRSNSFNDLTQMSTFNFFAMDGHQDHHRHFFIHRNYGGCPIDKGWMIIVDASDTGFRPCMFDKLPGMFYPYILYGPGRQMAHYYAGYYAVADMMIISISTRD